In a genomic window of Dyadobacter fermentans DSM 18053:
- a CDS encoding DUF2798 domain-containing protein, with amino-acid sequence MRQRVAFALIMGIITTGIISFALISINIGFVANFLVIWLKSWSMSYLIVIPAILLLGPKVQKLVDDIFKDTLTQEVD; translated from the coding sequence ATGAGACAGAGAGTCGCTTTTGCCCTGATCATGGGGATCATCACAACGGGTATAATTTCCTTTGCTTTGATATCCATAAATATTGGATTTGTTGCCAATTTTTTGGTGATTTGGCTCAAATCTTGGAGCATGTCCTACCTGATCGTCATCCCGGCAATCCTCTTACTGGGCCCGAAGGTGCAGAAACTGGTCGACGATATCTTCAAAGATACACTGACTCAGGAGGTTGACT
- a CDS encoding SDR family oxidoreductase has product MKTTGNTILITGGSAGIGFEFAKAFDAKGNHVIITGRNAERLQKAAAQLTHVTPIVYDVVDKNATDALVARLEAEFPSLNVVINNAGKASYYHLDGDDNVAELAEEEIVTNYLAIIGLNQKLLPLLKKADEAAIVTVSSIAALVPNHFLPTYAASKAALHSYTQSLRIALGKSTRIKVFEILPPLVDTEFSAEIGGAANGIPPKQVADELVQAFETDTYEVLTGRTADVFNLFLSNPAAALQAMNPGLQLQSA; this is encoded by the coding sequence ATGAAAACTACTGGAAATACGATCTTGATCACTGGCGGAAGTGCCGGAATCGGTTTTGAATTCGCGAAAGCGTTCGATGCGAAAGGCAACCATGTGATTATTACCGGCCGCAATGCGGAGCGCTTGCAGAAAGCCGCAGCACAGCTTACCCATGTGACGCCCATCGTGTATGATGTGGTGGATAAAAACGCGACGGATGCACTCGTGGCGCGGCTGGAAGCGGAATTTCCGTCGCTGAATGTCGTGATCAACAATGCAGGAAAGGCATCCTACTACCACCTCGATGGCGACGACAACGTGGCGGAGCTGGCCGAAGAGGAAATCGTTACGAACTATCTTGCCATCATCGGCCTAAACCAGAAACTGCTGCCGCTGCTCAAAAAAGCCGATGAAGCGGCAATCGTGACCGTATCGAGCATTGCTGCGCTTGTGCCGAACCATTTCCTGCCTACTTATGCCGCCAGCAAAGCCGCGCTGCATTCCTACACGCAATCACTGCGCATCGCACTCGGCAAATCAACGCGCATCAAAGTGTTTGAAATCCTGCCTCCATTGGTCGATACTGAATTTTCAGCCGAAATTGGCGGTGCTGCCAATGGCATCCCGCCGAAACAAGTGGCCGACGAGCTCGTGCAGGCATTTGAAACCGACACTTACGAAGTACTTACAGGCCGCACCGCCGATGTGTTCAATCTGTTCCTGAGCAACCCGGCGGCTGCATTGCAGGCCATGAACCCGGGCCTTCAGCTCCAATCGGCCTGA
- a CDS encoding PQQ-dependent sugar dehydrogenase: protein MQKHHFTILGMLALSLLAGCNSENKSKDEAAAAGPDSVATATDSLTLPPPFATESVENRPEEAGWPDGKMPVAPEGFVVTKFADKLESPRWTYIAPNGDIFVAESGTKKSADRITLLRDVNKDGTPEMREIFLQKLNRPLGMLVLNGYFYVANTEGLYRYPYKDGETKITSKGEKIVELPAGGYNNHWTRNILANADGSKIYISVGSASNVADHGIDEEKRRANILEVNPDGSGERIYASGLRNPVGMDWAPGTNVLWTAVNERDKLGDDLVPDYITSVKEGGFYGWPYAYFGPNEDPRRKGERPDLVAKTIVPDVPVGSHTASLGLVFYNKTQFPAKFHNGAFVGQHGSWNRSKLSGYKVVFVPFKNGKPAGKPEDFLTGFVESEKKVYGRPVDVTVMNDGSLLVNDDSGNTIWRVSAK from the coding sequence ATGCAGAAACACCACTTCACTATCCTCGGAATGCTGGCCCTCTCATTGCTCGCCGGCTGTAACAGTGAAAATAAATCGAAGGACGAGGCTGCGGCCGCCGGGCCGGACTCTGTGGCTACGGCAACCGATAGCCTTACGCTGCCACCGCCGTTCGCGACGGAATCTGTGGAAAACAGGCCCGAAGAAGCCGGCTGGCCGGATGGTAAAATGCCCGTTGCGCCGGAAGGCTTCGTGGTTACCAAGTTCGCCGACAAGCTCGAAAGTCCCCGCTGGACCTACATTGCGCCTAATGGCGATATTTTTGTGGCCGAATCGGGCACCAAAAAGAGCGCCGACCGCATCACGCTCCTGCGCGATGTGAACAAGGACGGCACACCCGAAATGCGCGAGATATTTCTCCAAAAACTCAACAGGCCGCTGGGAATGCTCGTGTTGAATGGCTATTTCTACGTGGCCAACACCGAAGGCCTTTACCGCTATCCGTACAAGGACGGCGAAACCAAAATCACTTCCAAAGGCGAAAAAATTGTGGAACTGCCGGCAGGCGGATATAACAATCACTGGACGAGGAACATCCTGGCGAATGCAGACGGCAGCAAAATCTACATTTCCGTAGGTTCAGCAAGTAATGTAGCCGATCACGGTATCGATGAGGAGAAGCGCAGGGCCAACATCCTGGAAGTGAACCCGGATGGTTCCGGCGAGCGCATTTACGCGAGCGGGCTGCGCAATCCCGTGGGTATGGACTGGGCGCCGGGCACCAATGTGCTTTGGACGGCCGTGAACGAGCGCGACAAATTGGGCGACGACCTCGTACCCGATTACATAACCAGCGTGAAAGAAGGCGGCTTCTATGGCTGGCCGTACGCCTATTTCGGTCCGAATGAGGACCCGCGCCGCAAAGGCGAGCGCCCCGACCTGGTGGCGAAAACGATCGTTCCCGACGTGCCGGTGGGCTCGCATACGGCCTCGCTAGGACTGGTATTTTACAACAAAACCCAGTTTCCGGCCAAATTCCACAATGGCGCATTTGTGGGCCAGCATGGCTCGTGGAACCGCTCCAAGCTATCAGGCTACAAGGTGGTATTTGTACCTTTTAAAAACGGCAAACCGGCCGGTAAACCGGAGGATTTCCTCACCGGTTTCGTAGAGAGCGAGAAGAAAGTGTATGGCCGGCCTGTGGACGTGACGGTCATGAACGACGGCTCTTTGCTTGTGAACGACGATTCGGGAAATACCATTTGGCGGGTAAGTGCGAAATAA
- a CDS encoding DUF2911 domain-containing protein yields MRKNILLTLFIMITAFAANAQKFRGLDKSPRDIAYFPDHFAHDRKDGEKALVKVSYSRPFLNGREIFGKKEAYGKVWRLGADESTEIRFYEDATFGGKKVKAGTYSLFAIPGEKEWTIIVSSDVDYWGAYKYKEANDVLRVTAPVKRADAPIENFSIVFEKVSDKAAKMYLGWETTIVEVPVSF; encoded by the coding sequence ATGAGAAAGAACATTTTACTGACCTTGTTCATCATGATTACCGCATTTGCGGCGAATGCGCAGAAATTCAGGGGGCTGGATAAGAGTCCGCGTGATATTGCGTATTTCCCGGACCATTTTGCGCATGATCGGAAGGATGGCGAGAAGGCATTGGTGAAGGTTTCGTATAGCCGGCCTTTCCTGAATGGCCGCGAGATTTTCGGCAAGAAGGAGGCGTACGGAAAGGTGTGGCGCCTGGGAGCCGATGAATCGACCGAGATCCGGTTTTATGAAGATGCTACTTTCGGTGGCAAAAAGGTGAAAGCTGGTACTTATTCCCTGTTTGCGATCCCGGGTGAAAAGGAGTGGACGATCATCGTCAGTTCCGATGTCGATTACTGGGGCGCTTACAAATACAAGGAAGCCAATGACGTGCTGCGCGTGACCGCGCCGGTAAAAAGAGCAGATGCACCGATCGAGAACTTTTCAATTGTATTTGAAAAAGTCTCCGATAAGGCCGCCAAGATGTACCTCGGCTGGGAAACGACCATTGTGGAAGTGCCCGTGTCGTTCTGA
- a CDS encoding Txe/YoeB family addiction module toxin codes for MKLLFHDEGWEDYLHWQRTDPKILKRINELIKDCRRSPFNGIGKPEPLKGDLSGYWSRRIDEEHRLVYSVEPDAIVVIKCRFHYKK; via the coding sequence ATGAAGCTTCTCTTTCATGATGAAGGTTGGGAAGACTACCTTCATTGGCAGCGCACGGACCCGAAAATCCTGAAAAGGATTAACGAGTTGATAAAGGATTGCAGGAGATCTCCTTTTAATGGAATCGGAAAACCGGAGCCGTTGAAGGGAGATCTTTCCGGTTATTGGTCAAGGCGGATCGATGAGGAGCACAGGCTGGTGTATTCAGTTGAGCCCGATGCGATTGTAGTTATCAAATGCAGGTTTCATTATAAAAAGTGA
- a CDS encoding serine hydrolase domain-containing protein — MSHNRREFLQKLGFGALQLGVISAIPASAWASSLSYGQLPRSSPGAQGMSAKGILDFANAVETDRLNLHSLMVLRQGKVVAEGWWAPYAPDLKHTLYSLSKSFTSSAIGFAVAEGKLKVDDKVVSFFPDEKPATVSANLAAMRVRDLLSMSTGHDKDTTGKLRESGSDNWVKSFLAQPVEHEPGTFFVYNSGATYMLSAIIQKLTGQTLLEYLKPRLFQPLVIEDVDWEVDPKGINTGGWGLRVKTEDIAKFGQLYLQKGEYNGKRILPAAWVEEATRSHIMSKGSNRKPEDDDWQQGYGYQFWRCRNGAYRGDGAFGQYCIVMPKEDMVVAITSETSDMQAILNHVWAHILPAVKATGVPADKDVQNQMQKKLTSLALPLTPGKPTSELASKLNGKAFKLADNDLKISKVAFEFDKGWCLFRLTDAKGEHLVVNGLGNWKIGLTDLSTMPLKLVLTPVPGEKKTKIAANGAWIDDATFEMTWRFIETAHYETVRCKFEGDNLQLEFKRSLAIIGNTKDPRPVLSGKVVA, encoded by the coding sequence ATGTCGCACAACCGCAGGGAATTCCTTCAAAAATTAGGGTTTGGTGCCCTTCAATTGGGTGTAATCAGCGCAATTCCGGCATCGGCCTGGGCGTCGTCGCTCAGCTACGGACAATTGCCGCGCAGCTCCCCGGGAGCCCAGGGAATGTCGGCCAAAGGCATTCTGGACTTTGCCAACGCCGTCGAAACCGACCGTCTGAACCTGCACAGTCTGATGGTCCTGCGGCAAGGGAAAGTGGTTGCCGAAGGCTGGTGGGCGCCCTATGCGCCGGATTTGAAGCATACATTATATTCGCTCAGCAAAAGCTTTACGTCCAGCGCGATCGGTTTCGCGGTGGCGGAAGGTAAGCTGAAAGTGGATGATAAGGTCGTTTCCTTCTTCCCCGACGAGAAACCCGCTACCGTGAGCGCGAATCTCGCGGCTATGCGCGTACGCGACCTGCTCAGCATGTCGACGGGCCACGACAAAGACACCACCGGCAAACTGCGCGAATCGGGCAGTGATAACTGGGTGAAATCGTTTCTCGCGCAGCCCGTCGAGCATGAGCCGGGAACATTCTTCGTGTATAATAGCGGCGCCACGTACATGCTATCGGCGATTATTCAAAAGCTAACAGGTCAGACACTGCTCGAATACCTCAAACCGCGGCTTTTCCAGCCATTGGTGATCGAGGATGTAGATTGGGAGGTAGATCCGAAAGGCATTAATACCGGCGGTTGGGGATTGCGCGTGAAAACGGAGGATATTGCCAAGTTCGGGCAATTGTACCTGCAAAAAGGGGAATATAATGGCAAACGCATTCTTCCTGCCGCGTGGGTGGAAGAAGCCACGCGCTCGCATATCATGTCCAAAGGTAGCAACCGCAAGCCCGAAGACGACGACTGGCAACAAGGCTACGGCTACCAGTTCTGGCGCTGCCGGAATGGTGCCTACCGCGGCGACGGTGCATTTGGGCAGTATTGCATTGTAATGCCCAAAGAGGACATGGTAGTGGCCATCACCAGCGAAACCAGCGACATGCAGGCCATCCTCAACCACGTGTGGGCACACATCCTGCCCGCCGTAAAAGCCACCGGCGTGCCCGCAGACAAGGATGTGCAAAACCAGATGCAGAAAAAACTGACCTCACTCGCATTACCCCTAACCCCCGGAAAGCCTACCTCCGAACTGGCTTCTAAACTGAATGGCAAGGCATTTAAACTGGCGGATAATGATCTGAAAATTAGTAAAGTCGCTTTTGAATTCGACAAAGGCTGGTGCCTGTTCCGGCTGACGGATGCTAAGGGCGAACACCTCGTGGTAAATGGATTGGGCAACTGGAAAATCGGTCTGACCGATTTATCGACTATGCCGCTTAAACTCGTACTCACTCCCGTTCCCGGAGAAAAAAAGACCAAAATCGCCGCCAACGGCGCCTGGATCGATGACGCCACTTTCGAAATGACGTGGCGTTTCATCGAAACCGCGCATTACGAAACCGTGCGCTGCAAGTTCGAAGGAGATAATTTGCAACTAGAATTCAAAAGAAGCCTCGCGATTATCGGCAACACGAAAGACCCGCGGCCGGTGCTGAGCGGGAAGGTGGTTGCGTAG
- a CDS encoding DEAD/DEAH box helicase encodes MPENATSFQSLGLSEPLLKTIAEQNYTQPYPIQQAAIPAILKGNDVLGIAKTGSGKTASFVLPILESFQKMPPAKNRHITALVLVPTRELAVQIGSVFQIFSERLPRKVKTLAVFGGVSINPQMIALQNVEILVATPGRLLELLSYKALSLAETRILVLDEADKMLNMGFADEMRDIFFLLPKKRQSILFSATLGDEVDKINKDQLKSPVRIEIEEEEQNLDLIKQTGYFVDPDRKGPLLRYLIKSQQMKQVLVFVSATRTADNLVEKLKKNGIDAMAMHSKKSQGARTEALNKFKSGKLTVLVATDLASRGIDIQFLPYVINFELPRSPKDYVHRIGRTGRAENPGEAISLICPEDVHHFKIIQKKMGKKVEMMESYDIVLQGY; translated from the coding sequence ATGCCGGAGAACGCAACTTCCTTCCAATCGCTTGGATTGTCCGAACCATTACTAAAAACCATTGCTGAACAGAATTATACTCAACCATACCCGATTCAGCAGGCCGCAATTCCAGCCATTTTGAAGGGAAACGATGTGCTCGGCATTGCCAAAACAGGGTCGGGAAAGACGGCAAGTTTCGTGCTGCCCATTCTCGAATCATTTCAAAAAATGCCTCCTGCCAAAAACCGGCACATTACCGCATTGGTGCTCGTGCCGACGCGTGAGCTCGCGGTGCAGATTGGCTCGGTGTTCCAGATTTTTAGTGAAAGGCTTCCACGGAAGGTAAAAACGCTGGCGGTGTTCGGGGGCGTGTCCATTAATCCACAGATGATCGCATTGCAAAATGTGGAAATACTGGTAGCTACGCCGGGAAGGTTGCTTGAATTGCTTTCCTATAAGGCCCTGAGCCTGGCAGAAACGCGCATTCTCGTGCTGGATGAGGCCGACAAGATGCTGAATATGGGCTTTGCGGACGAAATGCGGGACATTTTCTTTCTGTTGCCGAAGAAACGTCAGAGTATCCTGTTCTCGGCCACTCTGGGCGATGAGGTGGATAAAATCAATAAAGATCAGCTGAAAAGCCCGGTACGAATCGAAATCGAAGAAGAAGAACAAAACCTGGACCTGATTAAACAAACCGGCTACTTCGTCGATCCGGATCGCAAGGGCCCGCTCCTGCGCTATCTCATCAAATCGCAGCAGATGAAGCAGGTGCTTGTGTTCGTTTCGGCCACGCGGACGGCCGATAACCTCGTCGAAAAGCTAAAAAAGAACGGGATCGACGCCATGGCCATGCATAGCAAAAAAAGCCAGGGTGCGCGCACCGAGGCTTTGAATAAGTTTAAATCCGGAAAACTAACTGTGCTTGTGGCAACCGACCTCGCTTCGCGGGGGATCGACATTCAGTTTTTGCCTTATGTGATCAATTTCGAATTGCCGCGGTCGCCGAAAGATTATGTGCACCGCATCGGCAGAACAGGCCGCGCCGAGAATCCGGGCGAGGCGATATCGCTCATTTGCCCCGAAGACGTCCATCATTTCAAAATCATCCAGAAAAAGATGGGGAAGAAAGTTGAAATGATGGAGTCTTACGACATTGTGTTGCAGGGCTATTGA
- a CDS encoding sialidase family protein yields MLPYKKQSIRLAATLLLGSIVMTSCGSKNSETAEDQKADSLGSEKEFVFGDQRPFPQCHASTLVRLDDGQFLIAWFGGTEEKNPDVGIWLSKGRPGQWSAPVEVAKIREDAHWNPVLQKTSDGKVILYFKVGKEIAHWETWVKTSSDNGETWSDAYELVKGDKGGRGPVKDKLIELSNGDWLAGASNEVNRWEVFVDRSTDKGKTWTASPYFKIDTTEIKGKGAIQPTLWESEPGQVHMLVRTTGGVIGRSDSKDNGKTWSTITKTSLPNPNSGIDLAKLNDGTLVLAYNPDDHNWGSRSPLSLILSYDDGQNWTDKIDIATGKKEDEYSYPAVISWGDSVAVTYTYNRRKIAFWTGSKKDIVDLAAKNKK; encoded by the coding sequence ATGCTACCATACAAAAAGCAATCTATACGGCTTGCGGCCACATTGCTGCTCGGCTCCATTGTGATGACATCCTGCGGCTCGAAAAACAGTGAAACAGCGGAAGACCAGAAGGCGGATTCGCTCGGCAGCGAGAAGGAATTCGTGTTTGGCGACCAACGCCCGTTCCCGCAATGCCACGCCTCCACGCTCGTGCGCCTGGACGACGGCCAATTTCTCATAGCATGGTTTGGCGGAACAGAAGAAAAGAACCCCGATGTGGGCATTTGGCTTTCCAAAGGTCGCCCCGGCCAATGGAGTGCGCCGGTGGAAGTAGCCAAAATCCGGGAGGATGCGCACTGGAACCCGGTTCTGCAGAAAACTTCCGATGGTAAGGTGATTTTGTATTTCAAGGTAGGAAAGGAAATCGCGCATTGGGAAACTTGGGTGAAAACTTCATCGGACAATGGCGAAACCTGGTCGGATGCCTATGAGCTGGTGAAAGGCGACAAAGGCGGCCGCGGCCCGGTGAAGGACAAGCTGATCGAACTGTCGAACGGCGATTGGCTGGCAGGTGCTTCCAACGAGGTGAACCGCTGGGAAGTGTTTGTGGACCGCAGTACGGATAAGGGCAAAACCTGGACGGCCAGCCCGTATTTCAAAATCGACACGACGGAAATTAAAGGAAAAGGCGCAATACAGCCTACATTGTGGGAATCGGAGCCGGGGCAAGTGCATATGCTCGTACGCACGACCGGCGGCGTGATCGGCCGCAGCGATTCGAAGGATAATGGCAAAACCTGGTCGACCATTACAAAGACCTCTTTGCCTAACCCGAATAGCGGCATCGACCTCGCCAAACTCAACGACGGAACACTGGTGCTCGCCTACAACCCCGACGACCACAACTGGGGCTCTCGCTCACCGCTTTCGCTGATCCTTTCATACGACGACGGCCAGAACTGGACCGATAAAATCGATATTGCTACCGGTAAAAAAGAAGACGAGTATTCCTACCCGGCCGTGATCAGCTGGGGCGATTCGGTGGCCGTCACGTACACTTACAACCGCCGCAAAATCGCATTCTGGACCGGCAGTAAGAAAGATATTGTCGATCTGGCAGCAAAAAACAAGAAATAG
- a CDS encoding NAD(P)H-dependent glycerol-3-phosphate dehydrogenase, whose amino-acid sequence MSLFNHTKIAVIGGGSWATALIKILCEQNHVQIRWWLRNQKDIDHIRKFNHNPSYLSDVELSPRKVKVFEKTTDAVKGADYIILAVPAAFIQESLQHLSAKHLQGKRIVSAIKGMVPGQNALVTDWAADAFGIEMKDTCVIAGPCHAEEVALEKQSYLTIASTECPAAEDFAQLMTCRYVTANALDDLYGVEYAAVMKNIVALACGITHGLGYGDNFQAVLVSNAMQEIGNLVTALDPRERNLSSSAYLGDLLVTSYSQFSRNRLFGNMIGRGYSVKAAQLEMKMIAEGYYATRSIQELNKTYHVNLPITNAVYSILYEEHAPAAVMNELKKLLK is encoded by the coding sequence ATGAGCTTATTCAATCATACCAAAATCGCAGTGATCGGAGGCGGAAGCTGGGCAACCGCGCTGATCAAAATTCTTTGCGAACAAAATCACGTTCAAATCCGCTGGTGGCTCCGGAACCAGAAGGACATCGACCATATCCGGAAGTTCAACCACAACCCGAGCTATCTCAGCGACGTGGAGCTTTCGCCTAGGAAAGTGAAGGTTTTCGAAAAAACGACCGACGCCGTGAAAGGGGCCGATTACATTATCCTGGCCGTTCCCGCGGCATTCATCCAGGAATCGTTGCAGCATTTGTCGGCAAAGCATTTGCAAGGCAAACGCATCGTGTCGGCGATCAAAGGGATGGTCCCCGGCCAGAACGCCCTTGTTACCGACTGGGCGGCCGATGCGTTTGGCATTGAAATGAAAGATACCTGCGTAATCGCCGGTCCGTGCCACGCGGAAGAAGTGGCGCTCGAAAAGCAATCTTACCTCACCATTGCCTCCACGGAATGCCCGGCTGCGGAAGACTTCGCCCAGCTGATGACCTGCCGCTACGTGACAGCTAATGCGCTGGACGACCTCTACGGCGTCGAATATGCCGCCGTGATGAAGAATATCGTCGCGCTCGCGTGCGGGATCACGCACGGGCTCGGGTATGGCGACAACTTTCAGGCGGTGCTCGTTTCCAACGCCATGCAGGAAATCGGGAACCTGGTAACCGCCCTCGACCCCCGCGAGCGGAACCTGAGTTCTTCCGCCTACCTCGGCGACCTGCTCGTGACGTCCTATTCACAGTTTAGCCGCAACCGGTTGTTCGGAAATATGATCGGCCGGGGATACAGCGTAAAGGCCGCGCAGCTCGAAATGAAGATGATCGCCGAAGGTTATTATGCCACAAGGAGTATCCAGGAGCTCAACAAGACTTATCACGTTAATTTGCCCATCACCAACGCGGTTTACAGCATTCTCTACGAAGAGCACGCGCCCGCTGCGGTCATGAACGAGTTGAAGAAGTTATTGAAATAG
- a CDS encoding efflux RND transporter periplasmic adaptor subunit, with product MARKSSKQIWWITGGVVVLLFGGLFGAKQAGLIGKPKTTEVEYTTVKKSDIIERVSASGKVQPEVEVKLSPDVSGEIIALNVAEGDSVVKGQLLLKIRPDNYESLMARAQAAVNSSKANYEQTKAMVAQAEARLVQAKANYERNKKLFSDKVISSADFEQFASTFGVAQQDVESAKANVAAALYNIKSAEASLRDAAENLRKTSIFAPVSGIVSLLNVEAGERVVGTSQMAGTEMMRIANLADMEVRVNVNENDIVRVSIGDTAEIDVDAYSSSGRKFKGVVKEIANTAAGLASLSSTSTSAANTSADAVTEFQVKVKILNESFADLMNARSKKSYPFKPGMTASVEIITERKNGVVSVPIAAVTTRGGTQQAIPGSGDGTENNAPPASDDENKKPKKEEAIKEVVFMDVNGKAEMKEVKTGISDFENIEILSGLKPGDRIISGPYIAVSKNLNNGDLVEKKKEEPKKDGKKSNENPN from the coding sequence ATGGCACGTAAATCTTCGAAACAGATCTGGTGGATAACGGGAGGTGTCGTAGTGCTGCTTTTCGGTGGATTGTTTGGGGCAAAACAGGCCGGGCTTATCGGCAAACCTAAAACGACCGAGGTGGAATACACGACCGTCAAAAAATCGGATATCATCGAACGGGTGAGCGCGTCGGGAAAGGTGCAGCCGGAGGTGGAAGTGAAGCTCAGCCCCGACGTTTCCGGCGAAATCATCGCCCTGAATGTGGCTGAGGGTGACTCGGTCGTGAAAGGACAGTTGCTGCTGAAAATCCGCCCTGATAACTATGAATCGCTGATGGCCCGAGCCCAGGCCGCCGTTAATTCGAGCAAAGCCAATTATGAACAAACCAAGGCGATGGTTGCACAGGCGGAGGCGCGGCTCGTGCAGGCGAAGGCCAATTACGAGCGTAACAAAAAACTTTTCTCCGATAAAGTGATCTCATCTGCTGACTTCGAGCAATTTGCATCGACGTTTGGCGTAGCCCAGCAGGATGTAGAATCTGCAAAAGCCAATGTGGCAGCGGCGCTTTACAATATCAAGAGCGCCGAAGCAAGCTTGCGCGATGCGGCAGAAAACTTACGCAAAACGAGCATTTTCGCGCCGGTAAGCGGCATCGTTTCGCTGCTGAATGTAGAAGCCGGCGAGCGCGTGGTGGGAACTTCGCAAATGGCGGGTACCGAAATGATGCGCATCGCCAACCTGGCCGATATGGAGGTTCGCGTGAATGTAAACGAGAATGATATTGTGCGCGTTTCGATCGGCGATACGGCCGAGATCGACGTGGATGCTTACAGCTCGTCGGGGCGGAAATTCAAAGGTGTGGTGAAGGAAATCGCCAATACGGCGGCCGGTTTGGCATCGCTGTCGTCTACATCCACATCGGCCGCCAATACGTCGGCCGACGCCGTGACGGAATTTCAGGTAAAAGTGAAAATCCTGAACGAATCGTTCGCGGACCTGATGAACGCGCGTTCCAAAAAGTCTTATCCATTCAAACCGGGCATGACCGCCTCGGTTGAAATTATCACAGAGCGCAAAAATGGCGTAGTTTCCGTGCCGATCGCCGCCGTAACAACGCGTGGCGGCACGCAGCAGGCCATTCCGGGTTCGGGTGACGGTACCGAAAACAATGCACCGCCAGCCAGCGATGACGAGAACAAGAAGCCTAAGAAAGAAGAGGCCATTAAAGAAGTCGTTTTCATGGATGTAAACGGCAAAGCGGAAATGAAGGAAGTGAAAACGGGGATCAGCGATTTTGAGAACATTGAAATACTTTCGGGCCTTAAACCGGGCGACCGAATTATCTCCGGACCATACATTGCGGTGTCCAAAAACCTCAACAACGGTGACCTGGTAGAGAAAAAGAAGGAAGAACCGAAAAAAGATGGAAAAAAATCAAATGAAAACCCGAACTGA